The Euwallacea fornicatus isolate EFF26 chromosome 3, ASM4011564v1, whole genome shotgun sequence genome has a segment encoding these proteins:
- the Khc-73 gene encoding kinesin-like protein KIF13A isoform X2 — MATDKIKVAVRLRPFNRRELELGTQCVIEMDRQQTILHQPTTLDKVERKQLKTFAFDNCFSSVDPKEKGFASQEVVFDSLGRDILENAFQGYNACIFAYGQTGSGKSYTMMGSQDSKGIIPRLCDTLFGLIAERQNSELSYKVEVSYMEIYNERVHDLLDPQTNKQSLKVREHNVLGPYVDGLSQLAVTSFQDIDNLMAEGNKQRTVAATNMNSESSRSHAVFTVILTQTLTDTKTGVSGEKVSRMSLVDLAGSERAVKTGAVGDRLKEGSNINKSLTTLGLVISKLADQSSGKQKDKFVPYRDSVLTWLLKDNLGGNSKTVMVATISPAADNYEETLSTLRYADRAKRIVNHAVVNEDPNARIIRELRAEVETLKEMLKHATGSPVGDIQRVDIHQKLSESEKLYKEVSQTWEEKLVKTERIQNERQQALEKMGISIQDSGIKVEKNKYYLVNLNADPYLNELLVYYLKDRTVVGQKATGSDFEADIQLSGLGIQQEHCIITIEENGLFLEPLANARSYVNGSQINKKTQLRHGDRIVWGNHHYFRVNCPRSIAATSEPQTPAQNIDYNFARDELMTNELSNDPIQAAIARLEKQHEEDKQVALEKQRMEYERQFQQLRNMVSPSTPYSPCSYDPLRIGTGKTIPCTPTTQLRVEKWAQERDEMFRRSIGQLKEDILRANSLVQEANFLSEEMGRQTKYSVTLQIPPENLSPNRKKGAFVSEPAILVKRGNSSQVWTMKKLEDKIIDMRELYEDHQTRGDTINEAESTGKDPFFESQENHNLIGVANIFLESLFHDITLNYHTPIISQQGEVAGRLQVELSRVAGNLPQDRISEAASDDSSDYSNDDEDQASTTVTCRVHIKQATGLPLSLAHYVFCQYTFWNHDPVVVPQGIIGENNQKHSTTAKFDHSMDFTLNNSEEFIEHCIEGALSIEVWGNRSAGFSKYKPGWEVEQQLATARSLLDRWSELTRKIELWVEIQELNDLGEYAGVEVLMKNDMLTGGIYQLRQGQQRRIEVRVKPVQNSGTLPIICQQIMKIEVGGVMVRNRLQKPLDSYQEEDLSTLRHKWNDALQKRKQYLHSQLQNISEKPDKTEEDLEREKSLMEQLVNLTEETNAVYVPQPGTGIPGAPAMWSPLPGMEPHIPVLFLDWNADNLSTHPSGEEVTVTGLNSILSKEDGRQFYELKILQQLEKDVCSVASWDSSIHDSQYLNKVTEPNERVYMILRVTVRLSYPATMDLVLRKRLAINVYKKQSFTERIKKRIVRTDLITACGVTYLVVSNVPKASEELEDRESLAQLAASGENNTSLCDGETYIEKYTRGVSAVEGILSLDRLRQNVAVKELLQAKGQPLMRKTVSVPNFSQTLDTKGLMRFDTTSTECLHMSRSESVSELNSELLGITTLRPRSSLGKESEVTPTKTYGGLARPTFLNLNLNLNSLRLQQPTSSTKIFPGMTSPASAKLGLRMRTLHEEPFKSLPRKHSFDFLTDEPIEEQCEDGLDEKTNNQPNHRNGNIGRRGLLPTSRTLDSLSELAPKSNTPSGSSSGYGSQAVSITNLSSDDSMSLRSISVDETPEIESKPLHTDLQPVCEVESLGVDRLALPEDDTEDTATNEESSEDMVQSSNSDSNPPKGTNNIVKANLSPGRVVRRKKHSAKNASARASFPKARHNTKESVDKINIMSLSVSSHEDDGMNSSTDRLEEDRHSNFGSRADLSKFSDVPVPEWVVLGESVLIRPYNSSGVVAYIGGTEFASGNWIGVELDAPKGKNDGSVGGIRYFTCKPKHGMFVRADKLILDRRGRAMRLDKTNAANKCMLNKENTLHRSKSRNSGMNNVGTRVSSKAK; from the exons gaaacaACTAAAGACATTTGCCTTTGACAACTGCTTCTCATCAGTAGacccaaaagaaaaaggcTTCGCATCTCAGGAAGTGGTTTTCGATTCCCTTGGCAGAGATATATTAGAAAATGCTTTTCAAGGATACAACGCGTGCATATTCGCTTATGGACAGACGG gATCTGGAAAGTCATACACAATGATGGGCTCCCAAGACAGCAAAGGGATCATTCCAAGGTTATGTGACACTTTATTCGGCTTAATCGCAGAAAGACAAAATTCCGAATTAAGTTATAAAGTCGAAGTTAGCTACATggaaatttataatgaaagg GTTCACGACCTACTGGACCCTCAAACAAATAAGCAATCACTAAAAGTACGAGAACATAATGTGTTGGGACCGTATGTTGATGGACTATCGCAACTGGCGGTAACATCATTCCAG GATATCGATAATTTAATGGCGGAAGGTAATAAACAAAGAACAGTAGCTGCAACGAACATGAACAGCGAATCGTCTCGATCTCATGCAGTATTTACGGTCATACTAACGCAAACCTTAACAGACACGAAAACTGGAGTTAGTGGGGAAAAAGTCAGTCGAATGTCTTTGGTCGACTTAGCAGGGTCAGAAAGAGCTGTGAAAACTGGAGCTGTGGGAGACAGGCTAAAAGAGGGCTCAAACATCAACAAATCCCTCACTACCTTAGGATTAGTCATCTCAAAACTGGCAGATCAGTCCTCTGGTAAACAGAAGGATAAGTTCGTACCATATCGAGATTCAGTGTTGACGTGGTTGCTAAAAGACAACTTGGGGGGTAATAGTAAAACTGTGATGGTTGCTACAATTTCACCTGCTGCCGATAACTACGAAGAAACACTTTCTACATTGAGATATGCAGATAGAGCTAAGAGAATAGTGAATCATGCGGTGGTTAACGAAGATCCTAATGCTAGGATAATCAGAGAATTAAGGGCTGAAGTTGAAACGCTTAAGGAGATGCTTAAACATGCTACG GGTTCGCCTGTAGGGGACATCCAAAGAGTAGATATTCACCAAAAACTTAGCGAAAGTGAGAAACTTTACAAGGAAGTGTCACAAACTTGGGAAGAGAAACTTGTGAAGACTGAACGGATACAAAACGAGCGACAGCAAgcattagaaaaaatgggcATCAGTATACAGGATTCAGGAAttaaagtagaaaaaaataaatactactTAGTAAATTTGAACGCCGACCCGTACTTAAATGAATTATTAGTATATTACTTGAAAGATCGAACTGTTGTTGGACAAAAAGCTACAGgatcagattttgaagctgaCATTCAACTCTCTGGACTGGGCATACAGCAAGAGCACTGCATTATCACGATAGAAGAAAACGGATTGTTCCTAGAACCCCTTGCCAACGCTAGATCTTATGTCAATGGTTCACAGATTAACAAGAAGACGCAACTGAGGCACGGAGACCGAATTGTATGGGGAAATCACCACTACTTCAGGGTCAACTGTCCTAGATCTATAG CTGCTACATCTGAACCCCAGACACCAgcacaaaatattgattataatTTTGCACGTGATGAGCTTATGACTAACGAACTCAGTAATGATCCCATACAAGCTGCTATCGCTCGTTTAGAAAAGCAACATGAAGAGGACAAACAAG TGGCTCTTGAAAAACAAAGGATGGAATATGAAAGGCAATTTCAGCAGCTCAGAAACATGGTATCTCCGTCTACCCCATATTCTCCATGTTCTTATGATCCGCTTCGAATTGGTACTGGAAAAACAATACCTTGTACTCCTACAACCCAACTAAGAGTTGAAAAGTGGGCTCAAGAGAGAGATGAAATGTTTAGGAGAAGTATTGGACAGCTAAAAGAAGATATATTAAGAGCCAATTCTTTGGTACAGGAAGCTAATTTCCTTTCTGAGGAAATGGGGAGGCAAACAAAATATAGTGTTACATTGCAAATACCACCAGAAAATTTAAGTCCTAATCGCAAG AAAGGCGCTTTTGTTAGCGAACCTGCAATTTTAGTAAAACGTGGTAATTCTAGTCAAGTTTGGACAATGAAGAAATTGGAGgataaaattattgacatGCGGGAATTGTATGAAGATCACCAGACGAGAGGCGACACCATCAAT GAAGCAGAGAGTACAGGAAAGGATCCATTTTTTGAATCGCAGGAGAATCACAATTTGATTGGAGtcgcaaatatatttttagaatctTTATTTCATGACATTACTTTAAACTATCACACTCCTATAATCAGCCAGCAAGGAGAAGTAGCAGGGCGTTTACAG GTTGAATTAAGTCGAGTGGCAGGTAATCTCCCACAAGATAGGATCTCTGAGGCTGCATCAGATGATTCTTCAGATTACAGTAATGATGACGAAGACCAAGCTAGCACGACAGTGACATGTCGAGTGCATATTAAGCAAGCTACAGGTCTTCCTCTCTCATTGGCTCATTATGTTTTCTGTCAATATACATTTTGGAATCATGACCCAGTTGTGGTACCACAGGGAATTATTGGAGAAAACAACCAAAAGCATTCCACCACGGCCAAGTTTGATCACTCTATGGATTTTACTTTGAACAACTCTGAAGAGTTCATTGAACATTGCATTG aGGGTGCTCTTTCCATCGAAGTCTGGGGAAATAGAAGTGCagggttttcaaaatacaaacCCGGTTGGGAGGTAGAGCAACAACTAGCAACAGCAAGATCACTCCTAGATCGATGGTCAGAACTAACGCGAAAAATAGAACTCTGGGTCGAAATCCAAGAGTTAAATGATTTGGGCGAATATGCAGGGGTGGAAGTTCTTATGAAAAACGATATGTTAACGGGAGGCATTTACCAATTGAGGCAGGGGCAACAACGAAGGATAGAAGTGAGAGTGAAGCCAGTACAAAACTCTGGAACTTTGCCTATCATATGCcaacaaattatgaaaatcgAAGTTGGTGGTGTTATGGTTAGAAATCGGCTGCAAAAACCATTGGATTCATATCAAGAGGAAGATCTTTCGACTTTGAGGCATAAATGGAATGATGCGCTACAGAAGCGAAAGCAGTACCTACATTCTcaacttcaaaatatttccgaGAAACCTGATAAAACTGAGGAGGACTTGGAAAGGGAAAAGAGTTTAATGGAGCAACTAGTCAATCTTACAGAGGAAACTAATGCGGTGTATGTACCTCAACCCGGTACTGGAATACCTGGAGCTCCAGCTATGTGGAGTCCTCTCCCAGGAATGGAACCGCATATTCCAGTGTTGTTCTTAGACTGGAatg CTGATAATTTATCCACACACCCTTCTGGAGAAGAAGTTACGGTAACAGGACTTAACTCTATTTTATCAAAGGAAGACGGCAGGCAATTTTATGAACTGAAGATTTTGCAACAATTAGAGAAGGATGTGTGCTCTGTAGCAAGCTGGGACTCGTCAATCCATGATAGCCAGTATCTCAATAAGGTCACGGAGC CCAATGAAAGAGTCTATATGATTTTAAGAGTAACCGTACGGTTGTCATACCCAGCAACCATGGACCTAGTCTTACGAAAGCGCTTAGCTATCAACGTATATAAAAAGCAAAGTTTCACAGAgagaattaagaaaagaatAGTGAGAACCGATCTCATAACAGCCTGCGGTGTTACTTATTTAGTCGTATCTAACGTACCAAAAGCAAGTGAAGAATTAGAAGATAGGGAGAGTCTCGCTCAATTGGCAGCATCCGGGGAGAATAACACATCTTTGTGTGATGGAGAGACCTATATTG aaaaatataccCGGGGCGTAAGTGCAGTAGAAGGTATTTTAAGCTTGGACCGGTTACGTCAAAATGTAGCCGTTAAAGAATTGTTACAAGCTAAGGGGCAGCCGCTCATGAGGAAGACAGTTAGCGTCCCGAATTTCTCTCAG ACTTTGGACACAAAGGGG TTGATGAGATTTGATACTACCAGCACAGAATGTCTTCACATGTCGAGGTCTGAAAGTGTCTCCGAACTCAATAGCGAACTACTTGGAATAACTACGCTGAGGCCTAGGTCGAGCTTAGGAAAAGAGTCAGAAGTGACCCCGACAAAAACCTATGGAGGCCTTG CCCGCCCCACATTCCTAAATCTGaacttaaatttgaattctCTAAGATTGCAACAACCAACGAGCAGTACCAAAA TATTTCCCGGTATGACATCACCTGCCAGCGCGAAATTGGGACTAAGAATGAGAACATTACACGAAGAGCCTTTCAAGAGCTTGCCAAGAAAACATTCTTTCGATTTTCTTACTGACGAACCCATTGAAGAGCAATGTGAGGATGGTCTAGATGAGAAGACAAACAATCAg CCGAATCACAGAAACGGTAATATCGGGAGAAGGGGTTTGCTGCCCACCTCTAGAACCTTAGACTCACTATCTGAATTGGCACCAAAATCCAATACCCCATCTGGCAGCTCAAGCGGTTATGGGTCTCAGGCAGTTTCTATCACCAACCTGTCCAGCGATGACTCCATGTCTCTGAGGAGCATTAGCGTCGACGAAACTCCGGAAATAGAATCTAAGCCACTTCACACTGATTTGCAGCCGGTTTGTGAAGTTGAATCTCTCGGTGTTGAT AGACTAGCCTTACCTGAAGACGACACCGAGGACACGGCAACTAACGAAGAAAGCTCAGAAGATATGGTTCAAAGTTCAAATAGTGATTCAAATCCCCCCAAAGGAACTAACAACATTGTGAAAGCAAATTTGTCACCAGGCAGAGTGGTGCGAAGGAAAAAGCATTCTGCCAAAAATGCCAGTGCTAGAGCTTCCTTTCCTAAGGCTAGACATAACACCAAAGAATCTGTAGACAAGATAAATATCATGAGTTTGAGCGTGTCCTCTCATGAAGATGACGGAATGAATAGTTCCACTGATAGATTGGAAG AGGATCGCCATAGTAATTTTGGCTCAAGAGCGGATCTATCAAAGTTCTCCGATGTTCCAGTGCCTGAGTGGGTAGTACTGGGCGAAAGTGTGCTTATTCGACCCTATAATTCCTCAGGAGTGGTGGCCTATATTGGAGGTACTGAGTTTGCTTCTGGGAATTGGATCGGCGTGGAATTGGATGCACCCAAGG GAAAGAACGATGGAAGCGTCGGTGGAATTCGGTACTTCACTTGTAAACCAAAGCACGGCATGTTCGTGAGAGCCGACAAACTGATCCTGGATCGAAGAGGTAGAGCCATGCGTTTAGACAAGACAAACGCGGCTAATAAGTGCATGTTAAACAAAG AAAACACTCTCCATCGGTCGAAATCTAGGAACAGCGGCATGAATAACGTAGGAACACGAGTGAGCTCAAAGGcaaaataa
- the Khc-73 gene encoding kinesin-like protein KIF13A isoform X1 → MATDKIKVAVRLRPFNRRELELGTQCVIEMDRQQTILHQPTTLDKVERKQLKTFAFDNCFSSVDPKEKGFASQEVVFDSLGRDILENAFQGYNACIFAYGQTGSGKSYTMMGSQDSKGIIPRLCDTLFGLIAERQNSELSYKVEVSYMEIYNERVHDLLDPQTNKQSLKVREHNVLGPYVDGLSQLAVTSFQDIDNLMAEGNKQRTVAATNMNSESSRSHAVFTVILTQTLTDTKTGVSGEKVSRMSLVDLAGSERAVKTGAVGDRLKEGSNINKSLTTLGLVISKLADQSSGKQKDKFVPYRDSVLTWLLKDNLGGNSKTVMVATISPAADNYEETLSTLRYADRAKRIVNHAVVNEDPNARIIRELRAEVETLKEMLKHATGSPVGDIQRVDIHQKLSESEKLYKEVSQTWEEKLVKTERIQNERQQALEKMGISIQDSGIKVEKNKYYLVNLNADPYLNELLVYYLKDRTVVGQKATGSDFEADIQLSGLGIQQEHCIITIEENGLFLEPLANARSYVNGSQINKKTQLRHGDRIVWGNHHYFRVNCPRSIAATSEPQTPAQNIDYNFARDELMTNELSNDPIQAAIARLEKQHEEDKQVALEKQRMEYERQFQQLRNMVSPSTPYSPCSYDPLRIGTGKTIPCTPTTQLRVEKWAQERDEMFRRSIGQLKEDILRANSLVQEANFLSEEMGRQTKYSVTLQIPPENLSPNRKKGAFVSEPAILVKRGNSSQVWTMKKLEDKIIDMRELYEDHQTRGDTINEAESTGKDPFFESQENHNLIGVANIFLESLFHDITLNYHTPIISQQGEVAGRLQVELSRVAGNLPQDRISEAASDDSSDYSNDDEDQASTTVTCRVHIKQATGLPLSLAHYVFCQYTFWNHDPVVVPQGIIGENNQKHSTTAKFDHSMDFTLNNSEEFIEHCIEGALSIEVWGNRSAGFSKYKPGWEVEQQLATARSLLDRWSELTRKIELWVEIQELNDLGEYAGVEVLMKNDMLTGGIYQLRQGQQRRIEVRVKPVQNSGTLPIICQQIMKIEVGGVMVRNRLQKPLDSYQEEDLSTLRHKWNDALQKRKQYLHSQLQNISEKPDKTEEDLEREKSLMEQLVNLTEETNAVYVPQPGTGIPGAPAMWSPLPGMEPHIPVLFLDWNADNLSTHPSGEEVTVTGLNSILSKEDGRQFYELKILQQLEKDVCSVASWDSSIHDSQYLNKVTEPNERVYMILRVTVRLSYPATMDLVLRKRLAINVYKKQSFTERIKKRIVRTDLITACGVTYLVVSNVPKASEELEDRESLAQLAASGENNTSLCDGETYIEKYTRGVSAVEGILSLDRLRQNVAVKELLQAKGQPLMRKTVSVPNFSQTLDTKGLMRFDTTSTECLHMSRSESVSELNSELLGITTLRPRSSLGKESEVTPTKTYGGLGSILSARPTFLNLNLNLNSLRLQQPTSSTKIFPGMTSPASAKLGLRMRTLHEEPFKSLPRKHSFDFLTDEPIEEQCEDGLDEKTNNQPNHRNGNIGRRGLLPTSRTLDSLSELAPKSNTPSGSSSGYGSQAVSITNLSSDDSMSLRSISVDETPEIESKPLHTDLQPVCEVESLGVDRLALPEDDTEDTATNEESSEDMVQSSNSDSNPPKGTNNIVKANLSPGRVVRRKKHSAKNASARASFPKARHNTKESVDKINIMSLSVSSHEDDGMNSSTDRLEEDRHSNFGSRADLSKFSDVPVPEWVVLGESVLIRPYNSSGVVAYIGGTEFASGNWIGVELDAPKGKNDGSVGGIRYFTCKPKHGMFVRADKLILDRRGRAMRLDKTNAANKCMLNKENTLHRSKSRNSGMNNVGTRVSSKAK, encoded by the exons gaaacaACTAAAGACATTTGCCTTTGACAACTGCTTCTCATCAGTAGacccaaaagaaaaaggcTTCGCATCTCAGGAAGTGGTTTTCGATTCCCTTGGCAGAGATATATTAGAAAATGCTTTTCAAGGATACAACGCGTGCATATTCGCTTATGGACAGACGG gATCTGGAAAGTCATACACAATGATGGGCTCCCAAGACAGCAAAGGGATCATTCCAAGGTTATGTGACACTTTATTCGGCTTAATCGCAGAAAGACAAAATTCCGAATTAAGTTATAAAGTCGAAGTTAGCTACATggaaatttataatgaaagg GTTCACGACCTACTGGACCCTCAAACAAATAAGCAATCACTAAAAGTACGAGAACATAATGTGTTGGGACCGTATGTTGATGGACTATCGCAACTGGCGGTAACATCATTCCAG GATATCGATAATTTAATGGCGGAAGGTAATAAACAAAGAACAGTAGCTGCAACGAACATGAACAGCGAATCGTCTCGATCTCATGCAGTATTTACGGTCATACTAACGCAAACCTTAACAGACACGAAAACTGGAGTTAGTGGGGAAAAAGTCAGTCGAATGTCTTTGGTCGACTTAGCAGGGTCAGAAAGAGCTGTGAAAACTGGAGCTGTGGGAGACAGGCTAAAAGAGGGCTCAAACATCAACAAATCCCTCACTACCTTAGGATTAGTCATCTCAAAACTGGCAGATCAGTCCTCTGGTAAACAGAAGGATAAGTTCGTACCATATCGAGATTCAGTGTTGACGTGGTTGCTAAAAGACAACTTGGGGGGTAATAGTAAAACTGTGATGGTTGCTACAATTTCACCTGCTGCCGATAACTACGAAGAAACACTTTCTACATTGAGATATGCAGATAGAGCTAAGAGAATAGTGAATCATGCGGTGGTTAACGAAGATCCTAATGCTAGGATAATCAGAGAATTAAGGGCTGAAGTTGAAACGCTTAAGGAGATGCTTAAACATGCTACG GGTTCGCCTGTAGGGGACATCCAAAGAGTAGATATTCACCAAAAACTTAGCGAAAGTGAGAAACTTTACAAGGAAGTGTCACAAACTTGGGAAGAGAAACTTGTGAAGACTGAACGGATACAAAACGAGCGACAGCAAgcattagaaaaaatgggcATCAGTATACAGGATTCAGGAAttaaagtagaaaaaaataaatactactTAGTAAATTTGAACGCCGACCCGTACTTAAATGAATTATTAGTATATTACTTGAAAGATCGAACTGTTGTTGGACAAAAAGCTACAGgatcagattttgaagctgaCATTCAACTCTCTGGACTGGGCATACAGCAAGAGCACTGCATTATCACGATAGAAGAAAACGGATTGTTCCTAGAACCCCTTGCCAACGCTAGATCTTATGTCAATGGTTCACAGATTAACAAGAAGACGCAACTGAGGCACGGAGACCGAATTGTATGGGGAAATCACCACTACTTCAGGGTCAACTGTCCTAGATCTATAG CTGCTACATCTGAACCCCAGACACCAgcacaaaatattgattataatTTTGCACGTGATGAGCTTATGACTAACGAACTCAGTAATGATCCCATACAAGCTGCTATCGCTCGTTTAGAAAAGCAACATGAAGAGGACAAACAAG TGGCTCTTGAAAAACAAAGGATGGAATATGAAAGGCAATTTCAGCAGCTCAGAAACATGGTATCTCCGTCTACCCCATATTCTCCATGTTCTTATGATCCGCTTCGAATTGGTACTGGAAAAACAATACCTTGTACTCCTACAACCCAACTAAGAGTTGAAAAGTGGGCTCAAGAGAGAGATGAAATGTTTAGGAGAAGTATTGGACAGCTAAAAGAAGATATATTAAGAGCCAATTCTTTGGTACAGGAAGCTAATTTCCTTTCTGAGGAAATGGGGAGGCAAACAAAATATAGTGTTACATTGCAAATACCACCAGAAAATTTAAGTCCTAATCGCAAG AAAGGCGCTTTTGTTAGCGAACCTGCAATTTTAGTAAAACGTGGTAATTCTAGTCAAGTTTGGACAATGAAGAAATTGGAGgataaaattattgacatGCGGGAATTGTATGAAGATCACCAGACGAGAGGCGACACCATCAAT GAAGCAGAGAGTACAGGAAAGGATCCATTTTTTGAATCGCAGGAGAATCACAATTTGATTGGAGtcgcaaatatatttttagaatctTTATTTCATGACATTACTTTAAACTATCACACTCCTATAATCAGCCAGCAAGGAGAAGTAGCAGGGCGTTTACAG GTTGAATTAAGTCGAGTGGCAGGTAATCTCCCACAAGATAGGATCTCTGAGGCTGCATCAGATGATTCTTCAGATTACAGTAATGATGACGAAGACCAAGCTAGCACGACAGTGACATGTCGAGTGCATATTAAGCAAGCTACAGGTCTTCCTCTCTCATTGGCTCATTATGTTTTCTGTCAATATACATTTTGGAATCATGACCCAGTTGTGGTACCACAGGGAATTATTGGAGAAAACAACCAAAAGCATTCCACCACGGCCAAGTTTGATCACTCTATGGATTTTACTTTGAACAACTCTGAAGAGTTCATTGAACATTGCATTG aGGGTGCTCTTTCCATCGAAGTCTGGGGAAATAGAAGTGCagggttttcaaaatacaaacCCGGTTGGGAGGTAGAGCAACAACTAGCAACAGCAAGATCACTCCTAGATCGATGGTCAGAACTAACGCGAAAAATAGAACTCTGGGTCGAAATCCAAGAGTTAAATGATTTGGGCGAATATGCAGGGGTGGAAGTTCTTATGAAAAACGATATGTTAACGGGAGGCATTTACCAATTGAGGCAGGGGCAACAACGAAGGATAGAAGTGAGAGTGAAGCCAGTACAAAACTCTGGAACTTTGCCTATCATATGCcaacaaattatgaaaatcgAAGTTGGTGGTGTTATGGTTAGAAATCGGCTGCAAAAACCATTGGATTCATATCAAGAGGAAGATCTTTCGACTTTGAGGCATAAATGGAATGATGCGCTACAGAAGCGAAAGCAGTACCTACATTCTcaacttcaaaatatttccgaGAAACCTGATAAAACTGAGGAGGACTTGGAAAGGGAAAAGAGTTTAATGGAGCAACTAGTCAATCTTACAGAGGAAACTAATGCGGTGTATGTACCTCAACCCGGTACTGGAATACCTGGAGCTCCAGCTATGTGGAGTCCTCTCCCAGGAATGGAACCGCATATTCCAGTGTTGTTCTTAGACTGGAatg CTGATAATTTATCCACACACCCTTCTGGAGAAGAAGTTACGGTAACAGGACTTAACTCTATTTTATCAAAGGAAGACGGCAGGCAATTTTATGAACTGAAGATTTTGCAACAATTAGAGAAGGATGTGTGCTCTGTAGCAAGCTGGGACTCGTCAATCCATGATAGCCAGTATCTCAATAAGGTCACGGAGC CCAATGAAAGAGTCTATATGATTTTAAGAGTAACCGTACGGTTGTCATACCCAGCAACCATGGACCTAGTCTTACGAAAGCGCTTAGCTATCAACGTATATAAAAAGCAAAGTTTCACAGAgagaattaagaaaagaatAGTGAGAACCGATCTCATAACAGCCTGCGGTGTTACTTATTTAGTCGTATCTAACGTACCAAAAGCAAGTGAAGAATTAGAAGATAGGGAGAGTCTCGCTCAATTGGCAGCATCCGGGGAGAATAACACATCTTTGTGTGATGGAGAGACCTATATTG aaaaatataccCGGGGCGTAAGTGCAGTAGAAGGTATTTTAAGCTTGGACCGGTTACGTCAAAATGTAGCCGTTAAAGAATTGTTACAAGCTAAGGGGCAGCCGCTCATGAGGAAGACAGTTAGCGTCCCGAATTTCTCTCAG ACTTTGGACACAAAGGGG TTGATGAGATTTGATACTACCAGCACAGAATGTCTTCACATGTCGAGGTCTGAAAGTGTCTCCGAACTCAATAGCGAACTACTTGGAATAACTACGCTGAGGCCTAGGTCGAGCTTAGGAAAAGAGTCAGAAGTGACCCCGACAAAAACCTATGGAGGCCTTG GCTCCATTCTATCAG CCCGCCCCACATTCCTAAATCTGaacttaaatttgaattctCTAAGATTGCAACAACCAACGAGCAGTACCAAAA TATTTCCCGGTATGACATCACCTGCCAGCGCGAAATTGGGACTAAGAATGAGAACATTACACGAAGAGCCTTTCAAGAGCTTGCCAAGAAAACATTCTTTCGATTTTCTTACTGACGAACCCATTGAAGAGCAATGTGAGGATGGTCTAGATGAGAAGACAAACAATCAg CCGAATCACAGAAACGGTAATATCGGGAGAAGGGGTTTGCTGCCCACCTCTAGAACCTTAGACTCACTATCTGAATTGGCACCAAAATCCAATACCCCATCTGGCAGCTCAAGCGGTTATGGGTCTCAGGCAGTTTCTATCACCAACCTGTCCAGCGATGACTCCATGTCTCTGAGGAGCATTAGCGTCGACGAAACTCCGGAAATAGAATCTAAGCCACTTCACACTGATTTGCAGCCGGTTTGTGAAGTTGAATCTCTCGGTGTTGAT AGACTAGCCTTACCTGAAGACGACACCGAGGACACGGCAACTAACGAAGAAAGCTCAGAAGATATGGTTCAAAGTTCAAATAGTGATTCAAATCCCCCCAAAGGAACTAACAACATTGTGAAAGCAAATTTGTCACCAGGCAGAGTGGTGCGAAGGAAAAAGCATTCTGCCAAAAATGCCAGTGCTAGAGCTTCCTTTCCTAAGGCTAGACATAACACCAAAGAATCTGTAGACAAGATAAATATCATGAGTTTGAGCGTGTCCTCTCATGAAGATGACGGAATGAATAGTTCCACTGATAGATTGGAAG AGGATCGCCATAGTAATTTTGGCTCAAGAGCGGATCTATCAAAGTTCTCCGATGTTCCAGTGCCTGAGTGGGTAGTACTGGGCGAAAGTGTGCTTATTCGACCCTATAATTCCTCAGGAGTGGTGGCCTATATTGGAGGTACTGAGTTTGCTTCTGGGAATTGGATCGGCGTGGAATTGGATGCACCCAAGG GAAAGAACGATGGAAGCGTCGGTGGAATTCGGTACTTCACTTGTAAACCAAAGCACGGCATGTTCGTGAGAGCCGACAAACTGATCCTGGATCGAAGAGGTAGAGCCATGCGTTTAGACAAGACAAACGCGGCTAATAAGTGCATGTTAAACAAAG AAAACACTCTCCATCGGTCGAAATCTAGGAACAGCGGCATGAATAACGTAGGAACACGAGTGAGCTCAAAGGcaaaataa